A stretch of Chiloscyllium punctatum isolate Juve2018m chromosome 6, sChiPun1.3, whole genome shotgun sequence DNA encodes these proteins:
- the LOC140478903 gene encoding C-type natriuretic peptide 2-like, with protein MNIAWMLVSGLFLVLLPTRTAANPLFRSQSDHAHVLDEELSEYLSSEERDVPAVVNPKVRFLRDLSPDTRSKSTWARRLFNDYNNPRKFRGINKKGSSKGCFGRKLDRIGAMSGLGC; from the exons ATGAACATCGCTTGGATGTTAGTTTCTGGACTATTCTTGGTTCTTTTGCCCACAAGGACGGCAGCAAACCCCTTGTTTCGCTCACAGTCA GATCATGCACATGTATTAGATGAAGAATTATCTGAGTACCTTTCCTCAGAGGAAAGAGATGTCCCTGCAGTTGTGAATCCCAAGGTCCGGTTTTTACGGGACCTCAGCCCCGACACCAGGTCAAAGAGCACCTGGGCTCGGCGGCTTTTCAACGACTACAACAATCCAAGGAAGTTCCGAGGAATCAATAAGAAAGGGTCGTCCAAGGGCTGTTTTGGACGCAAACTGGACAGAATAGGAGCGATGAGCGGTCTGGGCTGTTAG